A single window of Lacerta agilis isolate rLacAgi1 chromosome 12, rLacAgi1.pri, whole genome shotgun sequence DNA harbors:
- the RARRES2 gene encoding retinoic acid receptor responder protein 2 isoform X2, which yields MKGLLVLCLGLLVLAGANRSPLQQRALELVLDFFHSRDLVQATFKEQAVTHVTETEFPRGTYVQLEVDLVQTFCRKQQRGTQNCRIKPGGRKQKCLACFKFNSSNPQNILDESKRCLSEQNPIFQEVRRKQNQECEAVKEAYEEQRYHIGQFAFLKGLPEE from the exons ATGAAGGGACTCCTGGTGCTGTGTTTGGGCCTCCTGGTCCTGGCGGGTGCCAACCGGTCGCCCCTCCAGCAAAGGGCTCTGGAGCTGGTGCTGGATTTCTTCCACAGCAGGGACCTCGTGCAGGCGACGTTCAAGGAGCAAGCCGTGACCCACGTCACGGAGACG GAATTCCCAAGGGGAACCTATGTCCAGCTGGAAGTTGACCTTGTGCAGACCTTCTGCCGGAAGCAGCAGCGGGGGACGCAAAACTGCCGGATCAAGCCAGGCGGG aGGAAACAGAAGTGCCTGGCTTGCTTCAAGTTTAACTCCAGCAACCCTCAGAACATTTTGGATGAGTCCAAGCGGTGCCTCTCAGAACAGAACCCAATCTTCCAG GAAGTGAGGAGGAAGCAGAATCAGGAATGTGAGGCAGTCAAAGAGGCATATGAGGAGCAACGCTACCATATCGGACAGTTTGCCTTTCTCAAGGGGCTCCCGGAAGAGTG A